In Strigops habroptila isolate Jane chromosome 7, bStrHab1.2.pri, whole genome shotgun sequence, the following are encoded in one genomic region:
- the STBD1 gene encoding starch-binding domain-containing protein 1 produces MARDRGPPVLRQPAAPPRFPAAALPAEARGWGWLWPGLWPALVVGLLAALVAWFWYGGSDGRGEEVAGETAAAATEGLMEAKAAAVTSPQKPGEGLLAGPREELNHVQSGGVSSEPLEMEQLLLKQGATGSKEHPADIHDSQTGEPRPQMGQESDGWCVMNSAGAPDGVCKDRSKEQPGQESRDLDHEDWEVVSEHVAWGEAGKSGRMEDADSKEWEQGDCPDGDLKAKRVAAVPPMFQNIHVTFRVHYITHSAAQLIGVTGDHECLGQWHSYVPLKHDKDGFWSESISLPVDTRVEWKFILVENGKVRRWEECGNRTLVTEHEDRVVHQWWGHH; encoded by the exons ATGGCCCGTGACCGCGGCCCTCCCGTCCTGCGGCagcccgccgccccgccgcgctttcccgccgccgcgctgcccgccGAGGCCCgtggctggggctggctgtggcCGGGGCTGTGGCCGGCCCTGGTGGTGGGGCTGCTGGCCGCCCTCGTCGCCTGGTTCTGGTACGGCGGCAGTGATGGGCGAGGCGAGGAGGTGGCCGGTGAGACAGCGGCTGCGGCCACAG AGGGTCTTATGGAGgccaaggctgctgctgtgaccAGCCCTCAGAAGCCAGGAGAGGGTCTGTTGGCTGGACCAAGAGAAGAGCTTAACCATGTTCAAAGTGGTGGAGTTTCCAGTGAACCTCTGGAGATGGAGCAGCTGCTCCTGAAGCAGGGTGCCACTGGGTCCAAGGAGCATCCAGCTGATATCCATGACAGCCAGACTGGTGAACCAAGACCCCAGATGGGACAGGAAAGTGATGGATGGTGTGTGATGAACTCAGCAGGAGCCCCTGATGGTGTTTGTAAGGATAGAAGCAAGGAACAGCCAGGTCAGGAGAGCAGGGACTTGGACCATGAAGACTGGGAAGTTGTTTCTGAGCATGTGGCTTGGGGGGAGGCTGGCAAGAGTGGCAGAATGGAAGACGCAGACAGCAAGGAATGGGAACAAGGAGACTGCCCCGATGGGGATTTGAAAGCCAAGCGAGTTGCAGCTGTGCCCCCCATGTTTCAAAACATCCACGTGACTTTCCGCGTGCACTACATCACCCACTCGGCTGCTCAGCTCATTGGTGTTACTGGTGACCATGAGTGTCTCGGCCAGTGGCACAGCTATGTTCCCCTCAAGCATGACAAGGATGGCTTCTGGTCTGAATCCATTAGTCTGCCAGTAGACACCAGAGTTGAGTGGAAATTTATCTTGGTGGAGAATGGGAAGGTGAGACGCTGGGAAGAATGTGGTAACAGAACCCTAGTGACTGAACATGAGGATAGAGTTGTTCATCAGTGGTGGGGACACCATTAA